A region of the Ranitomeya imitator isolate aRanImi1 chromosome 10, aRanImi1.pri, whole genome shotgun sequence genome:
ataactgataagcgcatccacctgtcaactgaaaatgctgaaagGATGACACTTATCAAAATGAAGAGGGACTGGAGCTGCCCAGACTTCTCAATCCCTCTAGATCacagcagcggaacataaactcaaataCAACATTCCTTTTCTTTCTCATGcattcccatgcaccccttcccactCAAAAAGGTGTAGACAGATCATGGTTTCTCTTttttcttgtcctcctcctccaccatatcAACAAAGTCATCATGTGGCCCTCTCTCCAAATTTTTACAGGGTCATCAAGTCGCCCTCATTTCAAATTTCTAGATTGTCAGCATGCTTCCCTCATTCCAAATTTTTACTGCGTCATCCTTCAGCCCTCGCTCCAAATTTTTACAGGGTCATCCTGCAGCCCTCGCCCCAAATATTTACAGGGTCATCCTGCAGTCCTCGCTCCAAACTTTTACAGGGCCATCCTGCAGCCCTCGCCCCAAATTTTTACAGGGTCATCCTGCAGTCCTCGCTCCAAACTTTTACAGGGCCATCCTGCAGCCTTCGCTTCAAACTTTTACAGGGCCATCCTGCAGCCCTCACTCCAAACTTTTACAGGCCATTCTGCAGCCCTCTCTCCAAATTTTTACAGAGTCATTCTGCGGCCCTCGCGCAAAATGTTTGAAGGGTCAGCATGTGGCCTTTGCTCAAAATTTTTACAAAGTCATACTGTGGCCCTCGCTCAAAATGCTTAGAGGGTCAGCATGTGGCCTTTGCTCAAAAAATGTACAGGGTTATCCTGCGGCCCTTGCTGAAAATTTGTACAGGGACATCATGCAGCCCTCGCTCAAAATTTTTACAGGGACATCATGCAGCCCTCGCTCATGATTTTTAGAGGGTGATGAGGTGTCTCTCGCTAATAATTTTTAGAGGGTTATCATGAGACCCTCTCTCCTAATTTTTCCAGGGTGTGTATGATGCCCTACTTTATCATTTTTACATGATGGGCGTGAGGCTTATCTCTACAATTATCTTCCGGGTCTtccagaaaaattttcaaaattcccattgacttccattattttCGTTACTCGACCATTCGACCTGCTCGATTCGAGTTCCCAacactcgagcattttagtgctcgctcatcatttGTTATGTCCTGTATAAGTACAGTAAATCACACAATGAGAAGGGGTTCAAATTGCCCTAATTTAGAGGCTATCTACAAATATTATCAGCTGACACCAGCCATAAATAAGTGCACCCGTAATCCAATGTAAACCAGCCTGGGACGTGTCCTGACTCTTTTATGAACTCACCCAATTGACAAactcatttttgctgcattttcacTTGTGAAGATGAAGTAACGTGATCCCTTAAATCACTTTTCAGACTTGACCCCCAAGGGTGTAGAGGCTTAAAGGAGGTAAAATTGCTAGTAAAACCAGTCGCTCCACATTCCTTGATCTTACTGTAGTCAGACCGATCTTTGCGCCCCTGGAATTAAATCTGCAGTGACTTGACTATAAATATATAGGAATATCAATGTTGTAAAATGTGCATCATGTTATCTTCTCCTGATCACTGCTGGTGGCCACAGAGGTCTACATAGTGCTCCACTCCATTAATCTATTGATCTTTTGTCTTTTAACTCATACAAAATTAACAACATCTTCTGAAAGGTCTTGAAGGGGATTTCCATGACTTTGATATTGATGGACTATACTTAGGATAGTTCTTTAGTATAAGGATTGGTGGTGGTAAAATACCCAACACTCCCATGAATCTGCTCTTCGTAGTTCCAACTGGTTCTCCACAGTTGCACACATCTGAATTGTTGTTTCCCATCAGTTGTGATGTCatgttgacagcactgcagccaatcactgagctcagtggcctgtccagagctgctgagctcagtgactgaCTGCAGCACTATCAACGCTGCAGCTAAACAAGAGTACTGGACTGAGATAGGGTAAGTTAatcttaaagacacaaaagagcacagtgaggttaaaaatactctgttgtaaaaaaaatcacagtaataagcaagcgctagtcaaaagatggaaaaaaccgggtatttagttgatacgtttttttgcaaaaaaatgtttactaagctgctccaccaatcatcaaggtttacccatatagagcagtcctacctaatgtatataatccctatctgatgtatttaaaaacctgatcatctgtatagtacctgtataagcagggttcagagagggaattttcatgtggacatgctggatggaacagctttgatgcaaatgacccacacggagtggtggactccccagtcttgtagaaacaagagaacaattatagaaccaaaaacacatgggctacttgcacaatgaacaagtctgtaggaacctgttcacaccaccaagaaacttgaagacacaaaaaagcacagtgaggtcaaaaatacttctgtaattgttctcttgtttctacaagactagggagtccaccactccttattggtcatttgcatcaaagctgttccatccagcatgtccacatggatattccctctctgaaccctgcttatacaggtactatacatatgatcaggtttttaaatacatcagatagggattatatacattaggtaggattgctctatatgggtataccttgacgattggtggagcagcttagtatacatttttttgcaaaaaaaaggatcaactaaataccctgttttttccattttttgactagcacttgcttattactatgatttttttacaacagagtatttttggcctcactgtgctcttttgtgtcttcaagttttttggtggtgtgaacaggttcctacaaacttgttcattgtgcaagtagcccatgtgtttctggttctgtaagttAATCTTAAATTGTTTTTTACACCCAATTTTGCCTATGGGCAAAAGTTTtggaaagggaatttgtcaccaggattttgctactAATCTGAAAATACCGTAatttagggacagagaccctgatcccaaaaatttgtcacttactgggctgcttgctgcaattttgatCAAATTCCAGTTATGTCTGCGACAAATcctccagttctctgaatgctgagctctgcataactccgcccatataagtgtgcactgtgcataggcagaaagctgccaatgatGCCTGGAGGACTACCTAGCAACAGGTTTACTGGTCCtctattgataatctcctgctgataaaacagtgattttatcaaaagtacagAAAGAAGCCAAGTAAGTAACACATTGCTTGGAATCAGGATTTCTCACTCTCTCTTTATTATGTTGTTCTCTGTAGGCAAAAACCTGGTGTCTAATTCCCTTCAAGTAAAAAAAATGACCTTCAGGTGTTTACATCCTTCCACTCAGATCGTTTACGGTAGAGGCTAATGACGGAGCACCCAAATAACTCCGGTCTTCGTACCTACAGATATATTGTTCTACTGACACAGCTGATGATGAGAGCTGACCTTTGTCTGTAAAATACCATATTTCTGTGCAACGTGTCCTGACACCTAAGAAACCCAGCACTCCTTCTACTGCGAGCGTAGCACTGGAAGGTATGTGAGAAAAGGATTGGCCTCCGAGTCCCACCTTCATTGACAATCAGCCTTTGGGTTGATCTCCATCCAGCTTCAACGGCTCGTAGGAAAAGCTTTCTCCAAAGACGATTGAGGACCAAACGAACGACGGAGGGAAGTTTTGGTGACTCTAAAAGTGATGCTCCTAGTTGGGATCCTGTGTCTGCTCTCCACTCTTCCACCCACCAGTAAGTACGGCAACAACATTGTTCTAGAGGATCTAGTCCTTCTATATCGGGATATTGAGGTTGTGGTTGAGGATTAAGGATAATACTCAGTGGGGCCTCCAAGAACTGCGCCAGGCAACAGGTAGGAACCGAAGGCATGAGGGTTTACAAGATGCTAGTTAAAAGGTAAAAAGTAGGTAAAAACTGCTCACGCGACAGTGTGGGTGAAGAAAAGATATCGGTCATCGTAGACTTTTCTGAACAGGGGGAATTAAAGATTGTTTTTATGGTTTCGAGCAGGAGGAGCGTCCATGTCTTCTGTATGGCGAGAGAGTAGTACCTCGGTCTTCCCTCTCACTTATTGTGGTAGTAATTTAAAGAGTTATGGAGAAGTATAGGAGAAATTTTACCAATTTAGCCTTCTAGGTGAGCTCATATCCCAAAATTTGATTCAGGCAGAACATCTCCAATTAAGTAACACCTCCGCCTTTAATTTGTTCTACAGATCTAGTAAAAGGTTACCTTGACTCAGATAACACAGCAATGGGATATCATCCCATACAAAAATGGAAATTGACACCGAACTTGGCATTGGTCAATGACTTGTCAAATGTCCTAAGAAAATTATCAAGATGGTTCTTCGTGACGTGAGTCAAGTTCACCATTGCTTAGTCTGTAACAGCACTTTTTCTTGCTCTGCTAGGTGTCACGTCTATTCTTCTCTATTCCTTATACTGATGGCTGACGTCCATATTATTTAATAGGGCGCATGGATAGAGGTGGCCCTGGTGGGACAGTTCCTTGGGATGAAAGAAAACCTCCCAATGGGTGTGTACATGAGATCACACCTCCCTTTAGTGTCCCAAATTAATACTAACCGGAAAAACGCTATGTGATGCAAAAACTCCATGAGACCTTTTTCATGGGGATCTTCAGATTAGTAACCATGACTTTGTTTTGTTTTGCAGCCTTTTCCCTGAATTGTACGGAATGCAGGACGATAAATTCCACATCGTGCACCGGGGAGAGTGTGTTATGTAGTCAAAATTATGTCTGTGCTTCCTTCTACTCTACGACTCTGAATAACGGTAAGAATTAGAGACAGCTTGTGCAAATCTATGTGTGAATCTGTGTTAATGTAGcaagtattaaagggaatctttaaGAGCAGTATGATTTAGGGCATataccttgattccagtgatgtgtcacttactagtctgtgtgttgtttttttttcaataaaatctgTGGTTATGAGTACAGGACTAGTTGTCTCATGCCTTCTAGTCCGACCAtatcctcaccactgattggcaggtttgTGTCAATGAACAGCATACACAGAatccagccaatcagtggtgtgggcggggttacacagctcagcattctgagcactgctagatccaCAGCAGAGACAGCAGTTGTCATatgaaaatgacagcaagcagcccagtaagtgatacatcacatcTTAACTTGGCACCGGCACCTCTGTCGTCACGATGTGTGTTGCTTGATGCTATGACATGAAAAGCGATCTCACTGCGTCACGACTTGCGTTACCCAAGGTATTGAGACGATCTTATGCGTCATGACCTTAGAGGTCCACTTGTCACCAGAAGCCCCGACAACAAATAAAAATGCCGGGAGGGCAGAAGAGACCGGCATGTGCACAGTTCCATAGGAGGTTGTGCGGAGTGGAGGACTGCCCATTGGATTGTAGCAGGCGAATGGTGAGATGAGTATTTTTTTCCTCCCCTCTACAAATCATCAATACGGTGACCAACTGACCAGGATTTTGCTGAGCTTGCAGAATGTGAATCACAAAAATATAATAGAattctagaatgttagagttgaaagaGACCTCCAGGGTTGTCATGTCCaacgctcaatgcaggagtcactaaaccatctcagacagatgtctgttcagcctctgaagacttccattgaaggagaactcaccacttctcctgcttgttccactcattggtcaccttcactgtcaaaacgttttttccaATATCTAATTTGTATCTCCTCCTTTTCACTTTcactccattgcttctcgtgtttccatgtgcaaatgagaataatgatgatccctctacaatgtgacagcccttcagatatttgtagatggctattaagtctcctctcagccttcttttttgcaagctaaacattcccagatcctttaaccattcctttgcagtccgctcaccattctggccgctcttctctgaacttgctcctgtttttcaatgtctttttttaaatgtggtgcccagaactggacccaatattccagatgaggcctgacgaaagaggagtagagggcaataatgacttcttatgatctagactctatgcttctcttacacatcctagaactgtgtttgcattttcctgctgcatcacactgttgactcatgtgctgtctgtgatctattagtatacccaagtctttttcacacgtgctgttgcttagttcgatTCTTCCCTTTCTATAGTTGTAAATTGATGTAGATTCTGTAGATCACATTTAAAGGAATTTGATTTTAGGGAAAAATTTGAAGCTAATTGCATTTTCCTCAAACTAATTCCCTCATCATTTCATATTATAGTGACTCTTCATTTAATGATCTCCTATATACTGTCCACAGATGGAACAAGTTCATTAGAGCTCATCCGATCCTGTGCTCCGAGCAGTCAGTGCAATGTTACAGGAACCATCGGTCTTTCATCTGGAAAGATGCGGATGTTCACATCATGCTGTAATGACACTGACAATTGCATGTCTCCTAATGACACAGGTGAGTACCTGACCTTCTTTTACATTCTCTTCCTTCCTATCATGTCATACATGTCACACTGACACAGAGATTTCATTTTAAAGCTTTATATAAGAAAATTTGCTTATTCCCTGTTGTCTTAATGTAGTTTTAGCAGAAACTTTACTTTTCAAAATGTAATGTATTTTTATGCATAAATATTTACGGTAACTTTTTGCCATCAGACAATATCAAATACTAAAAAAATAGACATATAGCCATATAattctgccaccactagagggagctttggAGCTGACTGCATACTGTACAGTAAAACACCCTAGTAGTTGCTGCATTTTATAGGCAGAGGATTTGGTCTCTGTTTCAGCTCTATGGACAAAGCATAATATTAAAAAGACACAATGACTTTTGATCTTTGCATTTTCTTCCCCTATTATAGAGCCATCTTTCAGCTCACAGCCCAATGGCGTGATCTGTCCTAGCTGCCAGGCGTCAGATTCTGACTGGTGTTACAGTGGCAGTACTTTACCCTGCTCAGGGGATGAGAACGTCTGTGTCCTGCATGCTACAACAACAGACGGTAAATCAATTGTTGCTCTTtttatctgggctgtatacagAAGGACAAGGCAAAGTCATGGTCAAGTAAAAGTCCGGGGTCAAAATGCCAGGAGGGTATATCAAGATAAGGGAGGAAGACAAATGGATAGTTAGAGTACAAGTGCGGTGTCAGGTACCTGAGGTCAGAGAGCGTCAAGTGCTAAAAGGATGACACACACAAATAGTCAAGACAAATCCTAGGTCAATGAATCGGACACAGAGCTAAGCACACACCAAACAAAGCAAAGCTACAACTGACAATGGTCTGTCCATAGATAGCCAGCAAAATAGCTAGCAAATAATTAAGGACATGATGAACGTGGAGGAACGTCCACAGGCTAGGCCAAATTATGAagcagggctgtcaatcaaaatgttgACAGCCCAGCACGCCCCAGCATTAGATTGGACAACTGGGCTGTCATTGACAGTACTGACTGTGTTATGTAGTTTGCTTTTGAAAAAGATCTTGGCGTGAGCACGAGGCGCATAAATATAAAAACTACAACATTGCTATTCCCCACTGGAGCAGCTTCCTTTGTACAGCAGCGCGGTCTGCTATGAAATGTCAGTCTCCCATTTCTACTGATACTGACAGTACAGCAAACTCCGatcccatagggcggctgagctgtcactcacagcgccCCTAGGCAACAAAGTAAATGATGAATGGACAATGGAAGTTTATCAAAGATGCCCAGATTATAGCAGAATATCACATAACACTATATACAACACAATGTataacttaggctagtttcacactagcgtttatccgggctgcggacttcctccgtgaagccccgcccactgctgcgcctcttcgTTCAGCgccgcctacggctgcatgcggcaTGCGCACTCTATCTTTAACATATGGTTCGCAGGCCATGCCGCTGAATGCGGATGCCACcgtatgcgtcgttttgacggtgcgaCAATCTGCGCCAAACGCATCATGTTGCATTTTCGTGCAGATGCCGcaccgtcaaaatgacgcatgcggcagcatccgcatacagctgcatggcctgcgtacccaatgttaaagatagggtgcgcatgCCGCATGCAGCattaggcggagctgaatgaagaggcgtggcagtgggcggggctaatgtgaaactagccttatattgGCTGCACATATGCTATTATCTactggagatacccaggttattccACGATAGTTAGTATTACTCTATAAAAGAAGATGCAGGGTATTTTAActtttgcaatatttttttttaaacagggaacaAATCCTCATTTCGAGGTTGTGCTTCAAAAAGTCTCTGCGGCAGTCAGACATACAATGTGAATGGAAGCAACATCGCATATGACCTGACCTGCACTTGTGGAGGTAACGTGGAGGTATTAGTActgcgatagatagataataaatagatagatagataatagatagataatagatagatagatagatagataatagatagataatagataatagatagatagataatagatagatgatagatagatagataatagatagatagatagatagatagatagatagatagatagataatagatagataatagataatagatagataatagatagatagatagatagatagatagatagatagatagataatagatagataatagataatagatagatagataatagatagatagataatagataatagatagatagataatagatagatgatagatagatagatagatagatagatagatagatagatagatagatagataatagatagataatagatgatagatagtagatagatagataatagatagatgattaatagatagatgatagataaatagataatagatagatagatgataatagatagatagataatagatagatagatagatagataatagatagataatagatagatagatagatagatagatagatagatagatagataatagatagataatagatagatagataatagatagatagatagatagatagatagataatagatagatagataatagatagatagatagatagatagataatagatagataatagataatagatagatagataatagatagatagatagatagatagatagatagataatagatagatagatagatagataatagatagatagataatagatagatgatagatagatagatgatagatagatagatagatagatgatagatagtagatagataatagatagataatagatgatagatagtagatagatagataatagatagatgattaatagatagatgataatagatagatagatgataatagatagatagatgataatagatagatgataatagataatagatagataatagatagatagatagataatagatagatgatagatagataatagataatagatagatagatggatggatggatagatagatgatagacagacagAATCATTGTACTGTATCTGGAGGAATTTTCTGCTACTCATCTTTTCACAATTATTTGTATTATTAATAATACAGGGCCTCCCTCATCCACAATGTGTTCAGACACCAATGTCACCTGCGCTGCCGGCACCGTATGCGCCACTGTACATGCCGTCACTACCatcggtaagaaaaaaaaaacatagtcaTTGAAAGTTTAGCAAAATGCTGCtgcttttttcttttaaattataaACAATCCCTTCAAGAAGAGCGGAGGTGTCCTCCATTCATTGTGTATAAGGAGATTAATGAAAACCATCCAATATTTCATTTCCGCTGTGGGGGCGTGGCAGAAAAAAATGGAAGACTTGGTGTTACCGTAATTATTTTAGAGCTGAAAGCTGATCGATGAGGATCCCACCAGCTGTTAATAAGTGCTCCGATCACTGATCGCACTCTATAACAAATGGATTTGATCAAAATGGACAATTCCTCTAAATAGGAACTACGCTTTCAATAACATTTTCATAAATTAATAATAGAgataaatataagaaactttgtatatatatatatattttaagaaatCTGTGTTCTTCTCCAATGCTTCCTCTACCCTCATCCTCCTGATCTCTTCATCCACTGTGAAAATAACAGTTCAATTCCAACAAACTCAAGACAAACCAGAGTGTCTGGATAATGAGTGGCCAGAGTATACCTCCCATTATATTAATGGAGAGAGGGATTTAAGAGCAGAATGAGGAAACAGGCAGAAAAAGACAAAGAAAGATTGTCCTGAGCTTTCcgacaagtcttttacctcacctcAAAGCTGGATTCACATCCACACTGCTCAGTACTTCTGTATAACATCGTCCATGCTTCTGCTGCTTCACTTTGTGAAGAAGCTAAGCAACAAAGAGCAGGAATTCCTCTCTGTGTGTTGTGTTGGCTATCATAGAAGCTAgtttccacccactagctcagagtcaATTCTTTTATTGACTTCCTCCTGTACAGACGCACAAGATGGCTTATcctgaaaagttacttgaaagtaaTGTTACTCTTTAACGTCTTTGTATAACCTTGTTCCCTCTAACTAGAATTCATGTGAAAGTTatgaaatccttttttttattgtattgtcaTATAGGTGATGCAAGCTCGGAAAGATTTACCAAAACATGTTCTCCCATAAACCACTGCGGAATATCTGGAATTGCGAGTATCCCTAATGGAAATATGAAGATAATGACTGTCTGTTCCATAGATAACTGCAGTTTATCCTTTCCCGAGTGTAAGCGGCCATTTAAGTAATTTGTATCTGATTTATTAAGAACACAAGTCATAAACTGTGCGCAAAATCTTTTATGACCACTAGGTGGC
Encoded here:
- the LOC138650935 gene encoding serine-rich adhesin for platelets-like, yielding MLLVGILCLLSTLPPTTFSLNCTECRTINSTSCTGESVLCSQNYVCASFYSTTLNNDGTSSLELIRSCAPSSQCNVTGTIGLSSGKMRMFTSCCNDTDNCMSPNDTEPSFSSQPNGVICPSCQASDSDWCYSGSTLPCSGDENVCVLHATTTDGNKSSFRGCASKSLCGSQTYNVNGSNIAYDLTCTCGGPPSSTMCSDTNVTCAAGTVCATVHAVTTIGDASSERFTKTCSPINHCGISGIASIPNGNMKIMTVCSIDNCSLSFPEFPKEKTDLNGVTCQKCISADTDCYNSQTMKCTGDERACLLQTTQLTGRTKASLAVRGCTTWSICDLTRQDYTVDGITSATKFTCTNGAAVVWRDLVTAAVISLLTLKYLILIND